The Fimbriimonadaceae bacterium nucleotide sequence AGCGCCGCGTAGGTCACCGGCATCGTAGCGGTCGAACTCGCCGTGGAGAACGCCATGACCAGCGCGTCACGTCCGCCGCGAAGCAACTCGCCAGGGCGTACCCACGACCCGAAGCGGATGCGGATCAGATAATAGGCGGCCTGGATCGCGAGCGCGAGCAGCACGCTGAGGACAAAGACGCCCAGCGCCTGGAACTGCGCGAAGCCTTCCGTGCCTACGATGCTCGCCACGATGCCGAAAACGGCCAGGGGCACCACCGCAATGATCCAGTGCAAAATCTTGATCAGCGAGTCCAAGACAAGTTCGACGAGGTGCTCGACCGTTCCAAGTGGGCGGTGACGTTCCTTGCGCAGGGCCATACCGAAGGCTACCGCGACGAAGATGACCCCGATCACCTTTCCATCGTCACCCAGCGGCCCCAGCAGGCTCTTGGGTACATTCTCAATAAACGCCGTGAGCGGATTTGCCGTATGCGTGGTTTCGACGGCGGGCTCTGAGGGCGCGAGCCCCGCACCTCGTCCTGGCTGGATGACGTTGGCAACGGTCAGTCCAACGGTGATCGCCACCAATGTGTTCATCAGCAACAGGCGTGGCAGGCGTGCGGCCAGTGGCCCGCCGAGATGTGTCGTCATGAAGGTGTGCACAATCGCGGCAAGGATCAGCGGAGGCGCGAGCGCGCCCAAAAGGCGAAGCACCAGTTTGCCGGGCGTCGCCAAGAAGGTGGCCTGGCTTCCCAACGCCAGCCCTGCCGCCACGCCCAGTACCACGCCGATGACGATGCGTCCATACAGCGGGATCTGCTGCCATCGTGCAACCAGGCCTGTGTGAGGGGTGACGATGGCTGTGTTCTCTAGGGCATTGTCGTCCACGAACTCGCACTCCGCTGCTGGTCTGATTCTCAGGGAACGAACAGCCGTGCTGTTGAAAGCAGCTCAGCTGTCGCCTTGTCACTGGTGGCGGATAGTAGCAGATCTGATTCCGCGGAGGGGAAATGGATGGCGTGGCGCTAGAGCGTTCACCTCGCACAGCAGTTGTTGCTGTGCGGGATGAGTGCCGATTCAGGAAAACGACGTGATCCGCGTATTCGAGCAGAGGAGACTATGCGGTTATTGAGCAGGTGCTGGCGAGTGGCTGGAGGAAACGAATGAACGGCGACAGTCAGTCGGGTTGCAGTCGTCTGTCAGCGTGTGGTGGGAGGCCGGCGGAGGCGGCACACTCGCCGGCTCGCAGGAGTCAGGCGACGTCGGGATAGAAATAGTCGGCCCCGACGGGGAGCTTGCTGAGCCATTGCGTGAAGCGCGAGACCTCTTCCCCGCGAAAAATGCATCCGTGCTGAGGAAGAATCGCCGTGATCGGCAGTGGCGCGAGTCGTTTGTTCATCCCGGCGACCGCTCGATTGCTGGACATATAGCGCTGATGAAATCCCTGCATGGCTTGGGTATGCACGGTCCAATCATCGATCACAAGTCTGAAGGTGTCGTCCTTGTACATGGCTGTTCCGACATCTCCTGAAAAGAGGAACCCGCTGACGGTATCGTGCACAAGAATATTACCGGGGGAGTGGAGAAACGGCGCGGAGATACAATCGAGTCGGCCGCCGTCTTTCAATGATATCGACGAGGCCCTCGTCGGGTACTTTGA carries:
- a CDS encoding dicarboxylate/amino acid:cation symporter codes for the protein MDDNALENTAIVTPHTGLVARWQQIPLYGRIVIGVVLGVAAGLALGSQATFLATPGKLVLRLLGALAPPLILAAIVHTFMTTHLGGPLAARLPRLLLMNTLVAITVGLTVANVIQPGRGAGLAPSEPAVETTHTANPLTAFIENVPKSLLGPLGDDGKVIGVIFVAVAFGMALRKERHRPLGTVEHLVELVLDSLIKILHWIIAVVPLAVFGIVASIVGTEGFAQFQALGVFVLSVLLALAIQAAYYLIRIRFGSWVRPGELLRGGRDALVMAFSTASSTATMPVTYAALKDRIGLRDQSASMGALVGANFNNDGTALYEAMAALFIAQMIGMDLSMHQQLMIVLTSII